In one Alteribacter lacisalsi genomic region, the following are encoded:
- the arcA gene encoding arginine deiminase, producing the protein MTYPGPLNIHSEIGRLESVIVKRPGYEVENLTPDTLKHLLFDDIPYLPAIQREHDEFTDRLRKRGTEVLYLEKLLAEALDDTIVREQFLDQMIRESQSNIQCSSQTLKEYLRSFATEDFVAKVMGGVRKSEIGPDRKTNLYEMMEDHHPFYLDPMPNLYFTRDPSCVIGTGISINTMAEDARKRESVFMDYIIRYHPRFRDTDVPRWYDRSSHFPLEGGDQLILNEQTVAVGVSARTTPQAIEEMARNLFAGNPSFTQVVAVEIPKSRAFMHLDTVFTMVDRDQFSIHPAIHGPGGEMRIYIIRPGMENGKVEIEERTHILDTLKEVLGLSEVGLIECGGGDEIAAAREQWNDGSNTLAISPGVVVTYDRNYVSNQCLREAGIEVIEIPSSELSRGRGGPRCMSMPLVRAEVR; encoded by the coding sequence TTGACATACCCAGGGCCGCTTAATATACATTCGGAGATTGGCCGTCTGGAGAGCGTAATCGTCAAGCGCCCCGGATACGAAGTAGAGAATCTTACACCTGATACGTTAAAACATCTGCTTTTTGATGATATTCCATACCTGCCTGCTATTCAGCGGGAGCATGATGAGTTTACAGACCGGCTCCGGAAGCGGGGCACAGAAGTGCTTTATCTGGAAAAACTTCTGGCAGAAGCCCTCGACGATACGATTGTGCGCGAACAGTTTCTTGATCAGATGATCAGGGAGAGCCAGTCCAACATTCAATGCTCAAGCCAGACGCTGAAAGAATATCTTCGCTCTTTTGCCACGGAGGACTTCGTCGCAAAGGTCATGGGCGGCGTGCGCAAGTCGGAAATCGGCCCTGACCGGAAAACAAACCTGTACGAAATGATGGAAGATCATCATCCCTTTTACCTCGATCCCATGCCGAACCTTTATTTCACCAGGGATCCTTCCTGCGTAATCGGGACGGGAATCTCCATTAATACGATGGCTGAAGATGCTCGGAAACGGGAGTCTGTGTTTATGGACTATATCATCCGCTATCACCCGAGATTCAGAGATACAGACGTGCCAAGGTGGTACGACCGTTCTTCACACTTCCCCCTTGAAGGCGGCGATCAGCTCATCTTAAATGAACAGACGGTGGCTGTCGGAGTCAGTGCCCGCACCACACCACAGGCCATAGAGGAAATGGCACGCAATCTATTTGCCGGCAACCCATCCTTTACACAGGTGGTCGCAGTTGAGATCCCGAAATCCCGGGCATTTATGCATCTGGATACGGTGTTCACGATGGTGGACCGTGATCAGTTCTCTATTCACCCGGCCATTCATGGACCTGGCGGCGAAATGCGGATCTATATCATCCGCCCGGGCATGGAAAATGGAAAAGTGGAAATTGAAGAGCGGACCCACATTCTCGACACGCTTAAGGAAGTGCTCGGCCTTTCCGAAGTGGGACTAATTGAGTGCGGAGGTGGTGACGAAATTGCCGCAGCCCGGGAGCAGTGGAATGACGGCTCCAACACCCTGGCAATCTCACCAGGTGTCGTCGTCACTTATGACCGCAACTATGTTTCCAACCAGTGTCTCCGCGAGGCCGGCATTGAAGTAATAGAAATCCCCAGTTCAGAACTGTCACGGGGACGGGGCGGCCCACGCTGTATGAGCATGCCGCTCGTGCGTGCGGAGGTAAGATAA
- the rocF gene encoding arginase: MNNKRISIIGVPMDLGQRRRGVDMGPSAIRYAGVVERLEKIGYEVHDRGDIEIGRPDKFDVVDEGNLKDLNEVVKANQALSDTITKSIGDGEFPLILGGDHSIAIGTLAGVANKSDNLGVIWYDAHGDLNTGDTSPSGNIHGMPLAVSLGIGHPSLTEIGSYAPKIKPENLVLVGARSLDEGERELIREKGIKVFTMHEIDRMGMTKVMEEAIAHVSKNTDSVHLSLDLDALDPHDAPGVGTPVIGGTSYRETHLAMEMLAERNIITSAEFVEVNPILDDKNQTAEAAVGLIGSLFGEKLL; encoded by the coding sequence ATGAACAATAAACGAATTTCAATTATCGGCGTGCCGATGGACCTTGGCCAGCGCAGACGTGGCGTGGATATGGGACCAAGTGCGATCCGGTATGCAGGTGTTGTGGAGCGGCTTGAGAAAATCGGATATGAAGTGCACGACCGCGGTGACATCGAGATCGGCCGGCCGGACAAGTTTGATGTAGTGGATGAGGGGAACCTTAAGGATCTGAATGAAGTGGTAAAAGCGAACCAGGCGCTATCCGACACAATTACAAAGTCGATTGGAGACGGTGAATTCCCGCTAATTCTTGGAGGCGATCATAGTATTGCAATCGGGACGCTTGCAGGGGTGGCAAACAAGTCAGACAACCTGGGCGTGATCTGGTATGACGCTCACGGAGACCTGAACACAGGCGATACGTCGCCGTCCGGTAACATTCATGGCATGCCGCTTGCGGTCAGCCTCGGTATCGGCCACCCGTCATTGACGGAAATCGGCAGCTATGCGCCGAAAATCAAGCCGGAAAACCTAGTCCTTGTAGGTGCCCGTTCTCTGGATGAGGGGGAGCGTGAGCTGATTCGTGAAAAAGGAATTAAAGTTTTTACGATGCACGAAATTGACCGGATGGGAATGACAAAGGTGATGGAAGAGGCAATTGCCCATGTGTCCAAAAACACAGACAGCGTTCACTTGAGTCTCGATCTTGACGCCCTTGATCCTCACGATGCTCCTGGTGTCGGTACACCGGTTATCGGCGGGACAAGCTACCGTGAAACCCACCTGGCGATGGAAATGCTTGCAGAGCGTAACATCATCACAAGTGCGGAGTTCGTAGAAGTGAACCCGATCCTTGACGATAAAAATCAGACAGCTGAAGCAGCGGTTGGCCTGATCGGCTCTCTGTTTGGCGAGAAACTTCTATAA
- a CDS encoding proline dehydrogenase family protein, with the protein MEMITRNFFLFLSQNQFIKNRATKWGPKLGAKQVIAGESIREAMETAAKLNEDGLVCTVDHLGEFVYNREEAIESADYCIRTLEAMDEAGVNCNLSLKLTQLGLDVDVNLCRDNMVRILETAKKFNNFVRIDMEDYTHLQPTLDLLADLRKQYDNVGTAIQAYLFRAEKDVRSLEGVNLRLIKGAYKESPTVAHQRTEDIDRNYMNIIKTHLLSGSYAAVATHDHNIIAEVKKFAEENNIPRDQFEFQMLYGFRSELQKEIAAEGYKMRVYIPFGEDWYGYFMRRLAERPQNVTFALRGFFSK; encoded by the coding sequence ATGGAAATGATCACACGAAATTTCTTCCTGTTTCTTTCACAGAATCAGTTTATTAAGAACAGAGCAACGAAGTGGGGGCCGAAACTTGGTGCCAAGCAGGTGATTGCCGGGGAATCGATCCGAGAGGCGATGGAAACGGCGGCCAAACTGAACGAGGATGGGCTGGTGTGTACGGTCGATCATCTTGGGGAGTTTGTATATAACCGGGAAGAGGCGATTGAGTCTGCGGATTATTGTATCCGTACGCTCGAGGCGATGGACGAGGCTGGTGTGAATTGTAACTTGTCTCTTAAGCTTACGCAGCTCGGACTGGATGTGGATGTGAATCTGTGCCGTGACAATATGGTCAGAATTCTGGAAACGGCGAAGAAGTTCAATAACTTTGTCCGGATTGATATGGAGGATTATACGCACCTCCAGCCGACTTTGGACCTTCTGGCGGATCTCCGGAAGCAGTATGATAACGTGGGAACTGCCATTCAGGCCTACCTTTTCCGTGCCGAGAAAGATGTGCGCAGTCTTGAGGGTGTGAATCTGCGGCTGATCAAGGGTGCCTATAAGGAGTCACCGACGGTTGCGCATCAGCGCACCGAGGATATTGACCGCAATTATATGAATATTATTAAGACGCACCTCCTGAGCGGCAGCTATGCGGCTGTGGCAACACACGACCATAATATTATTGCCGAGGTTAAAAAGTTTGCCGAGGAGAATAATATACCGAGAGACCAGTTTGAGTTTCAGATGCTGTACGGTTTCCGCTCTGAGCTTCAGAAGGAGATTGCGGCGGAAGGGTACAAGATGCGGGTGTACATTCCGTTCGGCGAGGACTGGTACGGGTACTTTATGCGCCGGCTGGCCGAGCGTCCTCAGAACGTGACGTTCGCTCTCCGGGGATTTTTCTCGAAATAA
- a CDS encoding ornithine--oxo-acid transaminase, producing MGKTQEIIGLTEKYGARNYHPLPIVISKAEGVWVEDPEGNRYIDMLSAYSALNQGHRHPKIIQALKDQADQITLTSRAFHNDQLGRFYEKVTSLTKKNMILPMNTGAEAVETAVKAVRRWAYRVKGVESNQAEIIVCEENFHGRTMTAVSLSSNDEYKADFGPMLPGIKVIPYGDAQALKEAITPNTAAFIFEPIQGEAGINIPPEGFLKEAYDICKENNVLYVADEIQAGLARTGKMFACDWENVEPDMYILGKALGGGVMPISVVAANDDVLGVFEPGSHGSTFGGNPLASAVSVASLEVIEEENLVERSLKLGNYFMGELKKIDNPKIREVRGKGLFIGVELTEPARSYCEELKELGLLCKETHENVIRFAPPLVISEEDLEWALERIRKVLSA from the coding sequence ATGGGTAAAACACAGGAAATTATCGGTTTGACGGAAAAGTACGGCGCACGCAACTACCATCCGCTGCCGATTGTGATCTCAAAAGCGGAAGGTGTCTGGGTGGAAGATCCGGAAGGCAACCGCTATATCGATATGCTGAGTGCCTACTCGGCTCTCAACCAGGGGCACCGTCACCCGAAAATCATTCAGGCACTCAAAGACCAGGCCGATCAGATCACGCTCACGTCTCGTGCCTTTCATAACGACCAGCTCGGCCGTTTTTATGAAAAAGTTACATCCCTGACGAAGAAAAACATGATTCTGCCGATGAACACAGGTGCCGAAGCTGTGGAAACAGCTGTGAAAGCGGTTCGCCGCTGGGCTTACCGCGTTAAAGGCGTCGAATCGAACCAGGCTGAAATTATCGTGTGCGAGGAAAACTTCCACGGCCGTACGATGACTGCCGTTTCCCTTTCTTCAAACGATGAGTACAAAGCGGATTTCGGTCCGATGCTTCCGGGCATTAAAGTAATTCCTTACGGCGATGCTCAGGCCCTGAAAGAAGCGATTACCCCGAATACGGCAGCGTTTATTTTCGAACCGATTCAGGGCGAAGCCGGCATCAACATCCCGCCGGAAGGCTTCCTGAAAGAAGCGTACGACATCTGTAAGGAAAACAACGTTCTTTACGTTGCCGACGAAATCCAGGCAGGACTTGCCCGTACCGGGAAAATGTTCGCCTGTGACTGGGAGAACGTAGAACCGGACATGTACATTCTCGGTAAAGCTCTTGGCGGCGGCGTGATGCCTATCAGTGTGGTAGCAGCCAACGATGATGTTCTCGGCGTATTCGAGCCGGGCTCCCACGGCTCCACTTTCGGCGGAAACCCGCTCGCAAGTGCCGTATCTGTTGCATCTCTTGAAGTAATCGAGGAAGAGAATCTGGTGGAACGTTCACTGAAACTCGGTAACTACTTTATGGGCGAGCTTAAGAAAATTGATAACCCAAAAATCAGGGAAGTGCGCGGGAAAGGACTGTTTATCGGTGTTGAACTGACTGAACCAGCCCGATCTTACTGCGAGGAACTGAAGGAACTTGGTCTTCTCTGTAAAGAAACTCATGAGAACGTAATTCGGTTTGCACCGCCGCTGGTGATCTCAGAAGAGGATCTTGAGTGGGCGCTGGAGCGGATCAGGAAGGTTCTTTCTGCATAG
- the pruA gene encoding L-glutamate gamma-semialdehyde dehydrogenase codes for MVVPYTHEPFTDFTVEENRKEMEAALKLVSGELGKEYPLIIGGERVMTDDKFVSENPANHKEVVGYVSKATREHAEKAHRIADETFETWKKWKVESRANVLFRASAMIRRRKHEFSAYLVYEAGKPWKEADADTAEAIDFLEYYARQILRLKDGMPINSRDIEDNQFRYIPLGVGVTISPWNFAFAIMAGTVVGPMVAGNTILLKPASTTPVIAYKFMEVLEEAGMPAGVVNYIPGSGSEIGDFLVDHPRTRFVNFTGSRDVGVRIYERAAKVQEGQKWLKRVIAEMGGKDTIVVDKDSDLELAAEAIVMSAFGFSGQKCSACSRAVIHEDVYDEVLERSVEKTKELTVGATFNDNSNFMGPVNDKAAFDKVMKYVEIGKEEGRLMTGGEGDASEGYFVQPTIVADVDPKARLMQEEIFGPVVAFTKAKDFDHALEIANNTDYGLTGAVISNNRARLEQAREDFHVGNLYFNRGCTAAIVGYQPFGGFNMSGTDSKAGGPDYLLHFLQPKTVTDQF; via the coding sequence ATGGTAGTACCATACACACACGAACCATTCACGGATTTCACAGTTGAGGAAAACCGCAAGGAGATGGAAGCAGCACTGAAGCTTGTCAGCGGTGAACTTGGCAAGGAATATCCGTTAATTATTGGCGGCGAGCGCGTCATGACAGATGACAAATTCGTTTCCGAAAACCCGGCCAACCACAAGGAAGTTGTCGGATACGTTTCAAAAGCAACTCGTGAGCATGCTGAAAAAGCACACCGGATTGCAGACGAAACCTTTGAAACATGGAAAAAATGGAAAGTCGAATCCCGCGCCAATGTGCTGTTCCGTGCATCGGCTATGATTCGCCGACGTAAGCATGAATTTTCAGCTTACCTTGTGTACGAAGCCGGGAAGCCATGGAAGGAAGCAGATGCTGATACAGCTGAAGCGATTGACTTCCTCGAGTATTATGCACGCCAGATTCTTCGCCTGAAGGACGGTATGCCAATCAACTCCCGTGATATCGAAGACAACCAGTTCAGATATATCCCGCTGGGCGTTGGTGTCACAATTTCCCCATGGAACTTCGCATTCGCGATCATGGCAGGAACAGTAGTCGGCCCAATGGTGGCAGGTAACACGATTCTTCTCAAACCGGCAAGTACCACTCCGGTCATTGCATATAAATTTATGGAAGTGCTCGAAGAAGCGGGCATGCCTGCTGGAGTAGTAAACTACATTCCGGGCAGCGGCTCTGAAATCGGTGACTTCCTGGTAGATCATCCGCGCACACGCTTTGTGAACTTCACAGGCTCCCGTGACGTTGGAGTACGCATTTACGAGCGTGCAGCAAAAGTACAGGAAGGCCAGAAGTGGCTGAAGCGCGTTATCGCTGAAATGGGCGGTAAAGATACAATCGTAGTGGACAAAGACTCTGATCTTGAGCTTGCTGCAGAAGCCATTGTTATGTCCGCTTTCGGTTTCTCAGGACAGAAATGTTCTGCCTGTTCCCGTGCGGTCATTCATGAAGATGTTTACGACGAAGTGCTTGAGCGCTCTGTTGAAAAAACGAAAGAGCTTACTGTCGGTGCCACATTCAACGACAACTCAAACTTCATGGGTCCTGTAAACGATAAAGCTGCCTTTGACAAAGTAATGAAGTACGTTGAAATCGGTAAAGAAGAAGGACGCCTCATGACTGGCGGCGAAGGGGACGCTTCTGAAGGATACTTCGTTCAGCCAACTATTGTTGCAGACGTCGATCCGAAAGCACGCCTGATGCAGGAAGAAATCTTCGGACCTGTAGTGGCGTTTACAAAAGCTAAAGACTTCGACCATGCGCTTGAAATTGCCAACAACACGGACTACGGTCTTACAGGTGCCGTCATTTCCAACAACCGCGCCCGCCTTGAGCAGGCTCGTGAGGACTTCCATGTCGGAAACCTTTACTTTAACCGCGGCTGTACTGCTGCTATCGTAGGCTACCAGCCGTTTGGCGGATTCAACATGTCCGGAACCGACTCCAAAGCGGGCGGACCAGACTATCTGCTTCACTTCCTGCAGCCGAAGACAGTTACAGACCAGTTTTAA